The nucleotide sequence AAGTCGCTGCCGCCCTCGCCGCCCTTGTCCTTCTCGAGCTTGCTGGCGGCGATGACGTCGTCGATCCTGAGGATCATTATGGCAGCCTCGCTGGCGCTCTTGATGGCCTGCTTGGTGACCCTGACCGGAGCGATGACGCCCTTCTCCATCATGTCGGCCGGCTCGCCCTCGAAGACGTCGACACCGATGG is from Thermococcus celericrescens and encodes:
- a CDS encoding TCP-1/cpn60 chaperonin family protein, with translation IGVDVFEGEPADMMEKGVIAPVRVTKQAIKSASEAAIMILRIDDVIAASKLEKDKGGEGGSDFGGDLD